GACCTGGGCGTTGCTATGCAGTTTGGAGTGTTGTGCTTGCTTACCAGTAAAACGGTGGGCTTGGTATGACTTGGCCCGGCCGCTCACCAGGTACTTAAGCGTCTCACTGGAAATGTTGGCAACGCGGCCGTCGCTGCCGTTACCGATGTCGCCGTACAGGTTGAGGACCGCCGCTTGGCGTGGGTAGACTTGGCGCAACTTCAAAAGCTCCTTAAAGCTGTCCGTCATCTTGTTAGGCTCCCCCGTCTTTTGGTTGATAGACAAGCCCGCCGGTTGGTCGTAACCAAGAATCCCGTCGAAGTGACCGGCAATGTCTACCTGTTTTTTTTAGCTGGGGAAGTTTCTTATCGTTGGCATTATTAACCAGGTAAAAGGTAATCGCCATGTTCCCCATCGAGTGGCCAACCATGTTCATCTCCTTAAAACCGTACCTCTCTTGAAGGGCAACAACCACGTTTTTAGCGTAGCGAGCGTCTACTTGGTAGTCGGGGTTACGGTTGTCGGCGAAGTTGACTTCGACAATTGGGTTGATGGCCCCCTTTTTTATCGTCCCCACTAGGTTAACCGTCCCCTGCTTAGTGACGTTAGCGCGGATGATCGTCTTGGTTACCCCGGCTTTTTGCGCCGCTTTGGCCATGTGATCTTCGGCGTTGGCGCTGGAGCCATAGCCGTGGAAAAAGAGCGTGGGCGTCGTTGATTGAACATATTTTGTTGAATTTAATTGCCTAGCTTGGGCCCGGACTAGCCAGGTCCCCGCTAGCGCTAAGACACAAATTATGGCAATCATTATTACCATGCGCCGATTTTTATTATTTTTCATCCTAACTTCTCCTCCACTCACTTGTATAAAAACTTAAATCGCCGTTATTTTATGAAAAAACAACTTCTTTCTCTAAATTATCGTTAACGGTTTCATCGTTGTCAAATGCCCGTTTTAAGGCAACAATAATGCATAGGGGGCATTAATTAGTTGGTAAAGATTTTCTTAAAGATGAGAAACTTTTAACTTACGAGGCTAAAAAAACTATGGTAATGTAATCAATTGTGAAATCAAGAGAAGGAGTTGTAAATTAATTTATGGAAAAAGTTCAAATGGAACAAGCCCATCCACGTACCACCTCAGCAAGCCGGGTTCGGCACCCTAAGCTTGCCATGGTTTCGATGCTTCTCGGCGCCTTTGTCGGGATGTTTTCAGAAACGTCCCTCAACATTGCCTTACCAAAGTTGAGCATTGCCTTTAACATGTCGACTGCCACTTTGCAATGGTTAGTAACGGGTTACATGCTGATTATTGGGATCATCATGCCCCTTTCATCAATCATCTCAAAGTGGTTTTCAACGCGTAAAATCATCATCTTTGCCTTATTGGTCTTTATTTTAGGGAGTGTACTTTCGGCCATGGCCCCAGGCTTTGCCCTCCTATTAACCGGGCGTATGATCCAAGGGATCGGGACCGGGCTTATTTTGCCGCTAATGTTCGCCGTTGCGATGCAAATCTTCCCACCCCAAAAATTAGGGGCCGTAAACGGGATCATGGCATTGGTAATCATGTTTGCTCCCGCCATTGGGCCAACCTTAACCGGGTTGATCTTAGGGATTGCAAATTGGCGTTGGATCTTCTGGTCCTTCATTCCCCTGCTCGTGATTGCCTTAATTTTTGCGGTCATGGAACTGGAAAACGTCGGTCACATCAGCAAGCCGCGTGTTGACGTATTATCAATCATCGAATCAATCATCGGTTTTTCCGGGATTGTTGCTGGGGCGAGCCTTTCTAGCCGTTATGGTTGGGCTAGCTGGCAGGTAATTGTTAGTTTAGTAATTGGCCTTGTCGTCTTATTCCTTTATGTACACCGTCAACTAACGTTAGAATCACCAATTCTAAACCTGAAGGTCTTAAAGAACAAAGAATTCACCGTTGGGACCATCTTGGTAATGCTGGACTTCGCAATCATCCTGTCTGCAATGTACCTGATGCCACAATACATTCAAAACGGGGTGGGAATTGCCGTTGCCTTAACTGGGGTGATCATGCTTCCTGGTGGGGTGATCAACGCCGTGACCTCCGCAATTGCCGGTCGGTTATACGATAACATTGGTGCACGTCGGCCCGCCATTCTCGGTTTTATCATCGCCTTTATCGG
The nucleotide sequence above comes from Limosilactobacillus fermentum. Encoded proteins:
- a CDS encoding DHA2 family efflux MFS transporter permease subunit: MEKVQMEQAHPRTTSASRVRHPKLAMVSMLLGAFVGMFSETSLNIALPKLSIAFNMSTATLQWLVTGYMLIIGIIMPLSSIISKWFSTRKIIIFALLVFILGSVLSAMAPGFALLLTGRMIQGIGTGLILPLMFAVAMQIFPPQKLGAVNGIMALVIMFAPAIGPTLTGLILGIANWRWIFWSFIPLLVIALIFAVMELENVGHISKPRVDVLSIIESIIGFSGIVAGASLSSRYGWASWQVIVSLVIGLVVLFLYVHRQLTLESPILNLKVLKNKEFTVGTILVMLDFAIILSAMYLMPQYIQNGVGIAVALTGVIMLPGGVINAVTSAIAGRLYDNIGARRPAILGFIIAFIGAVMLAMASDTASIVYIIAAHVILMIGAPLAMSPAQTSALNSLSGREAGDGSTILNTMQQVVGALATAFATSFLELGRGAATGSAAARFTAGSHTGFYFTIALIIVAFIVSFQLKDRQRGHSIKLDESAKN